One Olsenella sp. oral taxon 807 DNA segment encodes these proteins:
- a CDS encoding type III pantothenate kinase: MVGTSQVRAMDGTEWEAAAPGGVLAVDVGNTTTVVGVFEVASAPSADPSLRWELTTPRNLTSDEAFLLLNQLFGNWRASGAILSCVVPTHVAAWQAALTRAGNARPFVVGPGLRTGLKMHYRDPAEIGPDRIADAVAMRERYQMPAVVIDFGTTMNIEVIDAQGAFVGGLIAPGLALGARALSKRTARLPVVEIEMPKEVIGRSTREAMLSGIVFGEVARIDGLLDRVFAEIASEATVVLTGDYAHEISGLISHEAAVDDTLTLRGLHQLYLLNAAGSKRGS, from the coding sequence ATGGTGGGCACTTCACAGGTACGGGCAATGGATGGGACGGAATGGGAGGCTGCTGCCCCTGGGGGAGTCCTTGCAGTTGACGTAGGTAACACCACCACGGTGGTGGGCGTATTCGAGGTGGCCAGCGCGCCGTCAGCTGACCCGTCCCTGCGGTGGGAGCTTACGACACCTAGGAACTTGACCTCGGATGAGGCGTTTCTCTTGTTAAACCAGCTCTTTGGTAACTGGCGGGCGTCGGGCGCCATCCTCTCATGTGTCGTTCCCACCCATGTTGCCGCCTGGCAGGCAGCGCTCACTCGGGCGGGCAACGCCCGTCCGTTCGTGGTGGGTCCAGGCCTCAGGACGGGACTCAAGATGCACTATCGCGACCCGGCGGAGATAGGCCCCGATCGCATCGCCGACGCCGTGGCGATGCGCGAGAGGTACCAGATGCCCGCCGTCGTCATTGACTTTGGAACCACTATGAACATAGAGGTCATAGATGCGCAGGGAGCCTTTGTGGGGGGGCTCATCGCGCCTGGACTGGCACTTGGCGCACGAGCCCTCAGTAAGCGTACGGCTCGTCTGCCTGTGGTCGAGATCGAGATGCCCAAGGAGGTCATCGGTCGCTCAACGCGTGAGGCGATGCTCTCGGGCATCGTCTTCGGGGAGGTCGCACGTATCGATGGCCTGCTCGACCGCGTGTTCGCCGAGATCGCCAGCGAGGCGACGGTCGTGCTGACCGGAGACTACGCGCACGAGATCTCAGGGCTGATCTCTCATGAGGCTGCGGTGGACGATACGCTGACCTTGCGTGGCCTGCATCAGCTCTACCTACTCAACGCGGCAGGGTCAAAGAGAGGTTCGTGA
- a CDS encoding phosphoenolpyruvate carboxylase yields MSEIDQLKDEIAAKVANSSLGERELEQIVARSTVSVVDIPDELKENLALFLRLVRTVLAEFDPKLREAFDQLLADSITVNARADGDADEGAFKDASAIIETLDVESAVMLARAFAAFFHLANICEEDYRVRSLRAREAAVPTIADEDPVNDITVAYRRLVEECGQDEASALLGRLEFHPVFTAHPTEARRKAVEGKIRRISALLEERAQASGIALAENERRMLQEIDALLRTSPIAIKKPTPVQEAETVIDIFDHTLFDMIPEVYRRFDDWELGDKAGTVPPVCPAFFHPGSWIGSDRDGNPNVTAKLSRQVAERYRAHVLEKLADATYAVGSSLTLDTSSTKPSDQLLNLWSHQVEMSESLTDHARAISASETHRASMIIMSHRLRATIDRTADLMYANADEYLKDLYCVQRSLAEAGAVRAAYGPVQKLIWQAQTFGFHLVEMEFRQHSLVHSRALKDIREHGRWCERGELQPMTREVLDTFRAIGSIQRRNGTRAACRYIISFTQSAQNVADVYELARLAFAHTQDVPTLDVIPLFEQIRDLENAVDILDEIIKLPPVRERLEQTGRKLEVMLGYSDSSKDEGPTAATLVLHGAQERIARWAEKMDIDLVLMHGRGGAVGRGGGPANRAVLSQPTGSVNCHFKLTEQGEVIFARYGNPTLALRHVESVAGATLLQSAPSIGYVNGESTKKYADMAALLDSASRERYLDLLGTDGFVEWFSSVTPLAEIGLMPIGSRPAKRGLGAQSLDDLRAIPWIFSWSQARVNLAAWYGLGSACERVGDLGLLRDAYAEWPLFTTFIDNVEMSLSKADERLAKMYLSLGGRTDLSEKVLDELRLTLRWVLAITDDERPLGNRRILGPVIRLRLPFVNALSLIQVLALRRLRERGESLTPEERDRLTYLILCTVSGVSAGLQNTG; encoded by the coding sequence GTGTCAGAGATCGACCAGCTGAAGGATGAGATAGCCGCCAAGGTGGCCAATAGCAGTCTTGGCGAGAGGGAACTCGAGCAGATCGTTGCGCGCTCTACTGTCTCGGTCGTGGATATACCGGATGAGCTCAAGGAGAACCTCGCGCTCTTTTTGCGCCTGGTGCGTACGGTCCTTGCGGAGTTCGACCCTAAGCTGCGCGAGGCCTTCGACCAGCTGCTCGCTGACTCGATCACGGTCAACGCCAGGGCAGATGGCGATGCGGATGAGGGGGCCTTCAAAGACGCCTCCGCTATCATCGAGACGCTTGACGTTGAGTCGGCGGTCATGCTGGCGCGTGCCTTCGCCGCCTTCTTTCACCTCGCTAATATCTGTGAGGAGGACTATCGTGTTCGCTCGCTGCGTGCACGCGAGGCCGCCGTTCCCACGATCGCCGATGAGGATCCGGTCAACGACATCACGGTTGCCTATCGTCGACTCGTGGAGGAATGCGGACAGGACGAGGCCAGCGCGCTTCTCGGTCGCCTGGAGTTTCATCCCGTCTTCACCGCGCATCCCACCGAGGCGCGCCGCAAGGCCGTCGAAGGCAAGATTCGGCGTATCTCGGCCCTGCTCGAGGAGCGGGCCCAGGCAAGTGGTATCGCGCTTGCCGAGAACGAGCGCCGGATGCTCCAAGAGATAGACGCCCTTTTGCGCACTTCTCCCATCGCCATCAAGAAGCCGACTCCCGTCCAAGAGGCCGAGACCGTCATCGATATCTTTGACCATACGCTCTTTGATATGATTCCTGAGGTTTATCGACGTTTCGATGACTGGGAGCTGGGCGACAAGGCCGGCACCGTGCCGCCCGTCTGTCCTGCCTTCTTCCATCCGGGCAGCTGGATAGGCTCCGACCGTGACGGCAACCCCAACGTGACGGCCAAGCTGTCGCGGCAGGTAGCCGAGAGGTACCGTGCGCATGTGCTCGAGAAACTCGCTGATGCCACCTACGCGGTCGGCAGCAGCCTCACGCTCGATACCAGCTCTACTAAACCTTCAGACCAACTGCTCAACCTCTGGAGCCACCAGGTCGAGATGAGCGAGTCTCTGACCGACCATGCTCGTGCGATCTCGGCCTCCGAGACCCATCGCGCATCGATGATCATCATGTCTCATCGGCTGCGTGCCACGATCGACCGTACCGCAGATCTCATGTACGCGAACGCGGACGAGTACCTTAAAGATCTCTATTGCGTTCAGCGCTCGCTTGCCGAGGCAGGTGCCGTCCGCGCGGCCTATGGTCCTGTGCAGAAGCTCATCTGGCAGGCACAGACCTTCGGCTTCCACCTTGTCGAGATGGAGTTTCGCCAGCACTCGCTTGTGCACAGTCGTGCCCTTAAGGACATACGCGAGCACGGGCGTTGGTGTGAGCGTGGCGAGCTGCAGCCCATGACCCGCGAGGTGCTTGACACCTTCCGCGCAATCGGTTCCATTCAGAGGCGCAATGGCACCAGGGCTGCCTGTCGCTACATCATCTCGTTTACGCAGAGCGCCCAGAACGTCGCCGACGTCTATGAGCTGGCGCGTCTCGCCTTTGCCCATACGCAGGACGTCCCCACGCTCGACGTTATTCCCCTCTTCGAGCAGATACGGGATCTCGAGAACGCCGTGGACATCCTTGATGAGATCATCAAGCTTCCTCCTGTGCGGGAACGTCTCGAGCAGACGGGACGCAAGCTTGAGGTCATGCTCGGCTACTCAGACTCATCCAAGGACGAGGGTCCGACGGCCGCGACGCTCGTCCTGCATGGTGCCCAGGAGCGCATCGCGCGCTGGGCCGAAAAGATGGACATTGACCTTGTGCTCATGCACGGTCGTGGGGGTGCCGTGGGACGCGGGGGTGGTCCGGCAAACCGTGCGGTCCTCTCGCAGCCCACGGGGTCGGTGAACTGTCACTTCAAGCTTACCGAGCAGGGCGAGGTCATCTTTGCCCGCTACGGCAACCCGACCTTGGCCCTGCGTCACGTCGAGTCGGTCGCCGGAGCGACGCTTTTGCAGAGCGCCCCCTCCATAGGATACGTGAACGGGGAGTCAACGAAGAAGTATGCGGACATGGCTGCCCTTCTCGACAGCGCCTCGCGCGAGCGCTATCTCGATCTTTTGGGTACGGACGGCTTTGTCGAGTGGTTCTCTAGCGTGACGCCGCTTGCCGAGATTGGCCTCATGCCCATAGGTAGCCGCCCAGCTAAGCGCGGCCTTGGCGCCCAGTCCCTCGATGACCTCCGTGCGATTCCCTGGATCTTCTCCTGGTCGCAGGCGCGCGTCAACCTAGCGGCATGGTATGGACTGGGATCAGCCTGCGAGCGTGTCGGTGACCTTGGACTTCTGCGGGACGCCTATGCGGAGTGGCCTCTCTTCACGACCTTCATCGACAACGTTGAGATGTCGCTCTCCAAGGCTGATGAGCGGCTGGCCAAGATGTATCTCTCGCTTGGCGGGCGCACGGACCTCTCAGAGAAGGTGCTGGACGAGTTGCGCCTGACACTCAGGTGGGTGCTTGCCATCACGGATGATGAACGACCTCTCGGCAACCGTAGGATCCTTGGTCCCGTTATTCGGCTCAGGCTACCGTTCGTGAATGCGCTCTCCCTCATACAGGTGTTGGCGCTCAGGCGACTTCGCGAACGTGGCGAGAGCCTTACACCCGAGGAGCGAGATCGTCTCACCTACCTGATCTTGTGCACCGTGTCCGGCGTGTCAGCCGGCCTGCAGAACACGGGGTGA
- a CDS encoding OPT/YSL family transporter, producing MDENGRRTRLRDELSVPGFVIGIIGCVILTATSAYTALKMGALPWPTIFTSVTSLLLLRAFGRRDIAEANVTQIVMSAGSMVAGGLAFTIPGVWMLGLPGKVSWWEMLFVALAGTLLGLVCTALIRRRFVDDSTLSYPIGTAAAETLKAAQVGGSTGIRLFGSMGLAGLWCVLRDGLNVLPQFFLQLTTPGVNFAIYNSPMLLSMGYLVGFVPMLFWLGGGVVANLGLIAGATAAGAWSVEVAQKIVKSLGMGLMMGAGIAVVLKDVLPQLMGIRHGRGNTTGGKPTDDEQGSSTSHSAPVGDRARWASDVRGKSDAGFLALLTALAALTACFGLSLGPIPTVIIVILSFVTTIMSAQSTGQTGIDPMEIFGLIVLLLVAAVSNLSQLSLFFVAGIITVACGLAGDVMSDFKTGSILGNNPRTLWKAQALGALIGVFVAVATMVAIEQAYGPDTFGPNRPFIATQASVVATMVSGIPSVPAFMVGLVAGIVIYCLGLPAMMVGLGVYLPLYMTVTASLGAAIKLVLDKRAARRRNGLRGSEGGDRSVDETPAQDDGIVVASGVLGGESIVGVTIAFVTIVRNLG from the coding sequence ATGGACGAGAACGGTAGGCGCACACGACTGCGCGACGAGTTGAGCGTGCCTGGATTTGTCATCGGCATCATCGGCTGCGTCATTCTCACTGCCACGTCGGCCTACACGGCGCTCAAGATGGGGGCGCTTCCCTGGCCGACGATCTTTACCTCAGTCACGTCGCTGCTGCTTCTGCGCGCATTCGGTCGCAGAGACATCGCCGAGGCCAATGTCACGCAGATCGTCATGTCCGCAGGCTCCATGGTGGCGGGGGGTCTTGCCTTCACCATCCCGGGCGTTTGGATGCTCGGACTTCCCGGCAAGGTGAGCTGGTGGGAGATGCTCTTTGTGGCGCTTGCCGGCACGCTGCTGGGCCTCGTGTGCACGGCCCTCATCCGCAGGCGCTTCGTCGATGACTCCACGCTCAGCTATCCCATAGGCACCGCCGCCGCCGAGACCCTGAAGGCTGCGCAGGTAGGTGGCTCCACGGGCATACGGCTCTTTGGCTCAATGGGCCTTGCGGGCCTATGGTGCGTCCTGCGCGACGGCCTGAACGTGCTCCCGCAGTTCTTCTTGCAACTCACCACCCCTGGTGTGAACTTTGCCATCTATAACTCACCCATGCTGCTCTCCATGGGCTATCTGGTGGGCTTCGTGCCCATGTTGTTCTGGCTTGGCGGGGGCGTTGTCGCAAACCTCGGCCTCATCGCCGGCGCCACCGCCGCAGGCGCGTGGTCGGTCGAGGTCGCGCAAAAGATAGTCAAGAGCCTCGGTATGGGCCTCATGATGGGCGCAGGCATCGCCGTCGTGCTGAAGGATGTGTTGCCCCAACTCATGGGTATCCGCCACGGCCGTGGCAATACCACAGGGGGCAAGCCGACGGACGACGAACAAGGATCCTCGACCTCACACAGTGCTCCCGTAGGGGACAGAGCGCGTTGGGCGTCTGACGTCCGGGGAAAGTCAGACGCGGGCTTTTTGGCGCTCCTTACGGCGCTGGCGGCGCTCACCGCCTGCTTTGGCCTCTCGCTCGGTCCCATCCCCACCGTCATCATCGTCATTCTCTCGTTCGTGACCACTATCATGAGTGCGCAGTCAACAGGACAGACCGGCATCGACCCCATGGAGATCTTTGGCCTCATCGTGCTGCTACTCGTGGCGGCAGTGTCGAACCTCTCGCAGCTCAGCCTCTTCTTCGTAGCGGGCATCATCACCGTGGCCTGCGGCCTTGCCGGTGACGTGATGAGCGACTTCAAGACAGGCTCAATCCTTGGAAACAACCCTCGCACGCTCTGGAAGGCGCAGGCGCTCGGTGCCCTTATCGGCGTCTTTGTTGCGGTAGCGACCATGGTCGCGATCGAGCAGGCCTATGGGCCGGACACCTTCGGACCCAACAGGCCCTTCATCGCCACGCAGGCAAGTGTTGTCGCCACGATGGTCTCGGGCATTCCGAGCGTCCCGGCGTTCATGGTCGGGCTGGTCGCGGGCATCGTGATCTACTGCCTAGGTCTTCCTGCCATGATGGTGGGTCTCGGCGTGTATCTGCCCCTCTACATGACGGTCACGGCCTCTCTTGGGGCGGCGATCAAACTTGTTCTCGACAAGCGTGCGGCCCGCCGTAGAAACGGCCTGCGCGGTAGTGAGGGAGGAGATCGGTCTGTTGATGAGACTCCTGCACAGGATGATGGCATCGTGGTGGCCTCGGGTGTCCTAGGCGGAGAGTCCATTGTGGGCGTCACCATTGCCTTCGTGACGATAGTGAGAAACTTGGGCTAG
- the nrdD gene encoding anaerobic ribonucleoside-triphosphate reductase — protein sequence MKIIKRNGSEVAFDLQKIINAIKAANKEVPPDERLSKREVKFASRNVKDQCAAAGHTVTVEEIQDLVEDQLMALDHFSVARKYIIYRYVQNLKRHKNTTDDKILSLIESNNEEVKQENSNKNPSVVSVQRDYMAGEVSKDLTMRELLPSEVVTAHDEGIIHFHDADYYAQHMHNCDLVNLEDMLQNGTVISGTMIEKPHSFSTACNIATQIIAQVASCQYGGQSISLAHLAPFVDISRKKIRRQVYVELETIGARPEDRVINQIVEKRLRDEVARGVQTIQYQVVTLMTTNGQAPFITVFMYLGEAKGEQERKDLALCIEEMLRQRYQGVKNEAGVWITPAFPKLIYVLEEDNVHEDSRYFYLTKLAAKCTARRMVPDYISEKKMREYKLSKGEVAGSGDVYTCMGCRSFLTPDRSGNGYDNVANAGNWEPGKPKYYGRFNQGVVTINLPDVALSSGRDPNRFWELLDERLELCHTALRCRHERLKGTLSDAAPILWQHGALARLKKGETIDRLLNGGYSTISLGYAGLYECVRYMTGHSHTDKEATPFALAIMQRMNDRCSEWKAAEDIDYSLYGTPLESTTYKFAKCLQRRFGLVEGINDHGYITNSYHVNVRENIDAFTKLKFESEFQRLSPGGAISYVEVPNMQDNLGAVIKVMQYIYENIMYAELNTKCDYCQTCGYSGEIHIVEDDGKLVWECPNCHNRDQSKMNVARRTCGYIGTQYWNQGRTEEIRDRVLHL from the coding sequence ATGAAGATCATCAAGCGTAATGGCTCGGAGGTCGCCTTCGACCTTCAGAAGATCATCAACGCCATCAAGGCGGCCAACAAGGAGGTGCCCCCCGACGAGCGCCTGAGCAAGCGCGAGGTCAAGTTCGCCTCCCGTAACGTCAAGGACCAGTGCGCTGCCGCCGGCCACACCGTCACCGTCGAGGAGATCCAAGACCTCGTCGAGGATCAGCTCATGGCCCTCGACCACTTTAGCGTAGCCCGCAAGTACATCATCTACCGCTACGTCCAGAACCTGAAGCGCCATAAGAACACCACCGACGACAAGATCCTCTCGCTCATCGAGTCCAACAACGAGGAGGTCAAACAAGAGAACTCCAACAAAAACCCCAGCGTCGTCTCCGTGCAGCGCGACTACATGGCCGGTGAGGTCTCCAAGGACCTCACGATGCGCGAACTGCTCCCCAGCGAGGTCGTCACAGCTCACGACGAGGGGATCATCCACTTCCACGATGCCGACTACTACGCACAGCACATGCACAACTGCGACCTCGTGAACCTTGAGGACATGCTCCAGAACGGCACCGTGATCTCGGGCACCATGATCGAGAAGCCCCACAGCTTCTCGACGGCCTGCAATATCGCAACGCAGATCATCGCCCAGGTGGCCTCCTGCCAGTACGGCGGCCAGTCCATCTCGCTCGCGCATCTCGCGCCCTTTGTTGACATCAGCCGCAAGAAGATACGCCGTCAGGTCTACGTCGAGCTCGAGACCATTGGCGCCCGCCCCGAAGATCGCGTCATCAACCAGATCGTCGAGAAGCGCCTGCGCGACGAGGTCGCCCGAGGCGTCCAGACCATCCAGTACCAGGTCGTCACCCTCATGACCACCAACGGGCAGGCGCCCTTCATCACCGTGTTCATGTATCTGGGCGAGGCCAAAGGCGAGCAGGAGCGGAAGGATCTTGCGCTCTGCATCGAGGAGATGCTGCGCCAGCGCTACCAAGGTGTCAAGAACGAGGCCGGCGTCTGGATCACGCCTGCCTTTCCCAAGCTCATCTACGTGCTCGAAGAGGACAACGTCCATGAGGACAGCAGATACTTCTACCTCACGAAGCTCGCCGCCAAGTGCACCGCACGCCGCATGGTGCCCGACTACATCTCAGAGAAGAAGATGCGGGAGTACAAGCTCTCGAAAGGCGAGGTCGCGGGATCGGGTGACGTCTACACCTGCATGGGCTGCCGCTCGTTTTTGACGCCCGACCGCTCGGGAAACGGCTACGACAACGTGGCCAACGCCGGTAACTGGGAGCCGGGCAAGCCCAAGTACTACGGCCGCTTCAACCAGGGCGTCGTGACCATCAACCTACCTGACGTGGCCCTCTCGTCCGGGCGGGACCCAAACAGGTTCTGGGAGCTCCTCGACGAGCGTCTCGAGCTCTGCCACACGGCCCTGCGCTGCCGCCATGAGCGCCTCAAAGGCACGCTCTCCGACGCCGCTCCCATACTCTGGCAGCACGGGGCTCTTGCCCGTCTCAAAAAGGGAGAGACCATCGACAGGCTGCTCAATGGAGGCTACTCCACGATCAGCCTAGGCTATGCCGGCCTCTACGAGTGCGTGAGGTACATGACCGGTCACAGCCACACCGACAAGGAGGCCACGCCGTTCGCCCTCGCCATCATGCAGCGCATGAACGACAGGTGCAGCGAGTGGAAGGCAGCCGAGGACATCGACTACTCGCTCTATGGGACGCCGCTGGAGTCCACCACCTATAAGTTCGCCAAATGCCTGCAGAGGCGCTTCGGTCTCGTCGAGGGCATCAATGATCACGGCTACATCACGAACTCCTACCATGTGAACGTCCGCGAGAACATCGACGCCTTCACGAAGCTCAAGTTCGAGAGCGAGTTCCAGCGCCTCTCCCCCGGCGGCGCCATCTCCTACGTCGAGGTGCCCAACATGCAGGACAACCTCGGGGCCGTCATCAAAGTCATGCAGTACATCTATGAGAACATTATGTACGCCGAGCTCAACACAAAGTGTGACTACTGCCAAACCTGCGGCTACAGCGGGGAGATCCATATCGTCGAGGATGACGGCAAGCTCGTGTGGGAGTGCCCCAACTGCCACAACCGCGATCAGTCCAAGATGAACGTCGCTCGTCGCACCTGTGGCTACATTGGCACCCAATACTGGAACCAGGGACGCACGGAGGAGATCAGGGACCGCGTGCTGCACCTGTAG
- the nrdG gene encoding anaerobic ribonucleoside-triphosphate reductase activating protein encodes MNYSEIKHFDIANGPGIRTSLFVSGCRLRCRGCFNAVAWSFSSGREFTAEVGDGIIRSVLNPFMDGITILGGEPTEPENQEGLVDFLERARVAFGPRGEGSSKTIWLFSGHTWDQLIDGGTQHGPYTDRILACVDVLVDGPFMQEEYDISLRFRGSANQRIIDVPKTLEKGEVVLWHDELTPDTPSVWTRDSAPQIGGH; translated from the coding sequence ATGAACTACTCCGAGATAAAGCACTTCGACATTGCGAATGGCCCCGGCATCAGGACCAGCCTTTTCGTGTCGGGCTGTCGCCTGCGCTGCAGGGGCTGCTTCAATGCCGTCGCATGGAGCTTCAGCTCTGGCAGGGAGTTTACCGCCGAGGTGGGTGACGGTATCATACGCTCTGTCCTAAACCCCTTCATGGACGGCATCACTATCCTAGGGGGGGAGCCCACCGAACCCGAAAACCAGGAAGGTCTCGTCGACTTCCTCGAGAGGGCGCGAGTTGCGTTTGGGCCTCGAGGGGAAGGGAGCTCGAAGACGATATGGCTCTTCTCGGGACACACCTGGGACCAGCTCATCGACGGCGGCACCCAGCACGGTCCCTACACCGACCGCATCCTGGCCTGCGTCGACGTCCTCGTGGACGGACCCTTTATGCAGGAGGAGTACGATATCTCGCTGCGCTTTCGTGGCTCTGCCAACCAGCGCATCATCGATGTGCCAAAGACGCTCGAGAAAGGCGAGGTCGTATTGTGGCATGATGAGCTCACGCCCGATACCCCGTCCGTCTGGACCCGAGATAGTGCCCCGCAGATTGGCGGGCACTAA